A genomic stretch from Ovis canadensis isolate MfBH-ARS-UI-01 breed Bighorn chromosome 5, ARS-UI_OviCan_v2, whole genome shotgun sequence includes:
- the LOC138441767 gene encoding olfactory receptor 2G3: MEKANESSLIGFVLLGFSDHPRLEAVLFVIVLLFYLLTLVGNITIIIISYLDPPLHIPMYFFLSNLSFLDICFTTSLAPQTLVNLRGPEKTITYGGCVVQLYSSLALGSTECILLVVMALDRYVAVCKPLHYAVIMNPRLCQQLAFISWLSGLTNSLIHATFTLQLPFCGNHRLDHFICEVPALLKLACVDTTINELVLFVVSILFLLIPPALILISYGFITQAVLRLKSVEARRKAFSTCSSHLTVVIIFYGTIIYMYLQPSNSYAQDQGKFISLFYTMVTPTLNPIIYTLRNKDVKDALKKLLMGKLCSLQT; the protein is encoded by the coding sequence ATGGAAAAAGCCAACGAGAGTTCTCTGATTGGTTTTGTCCTTCTAGGATTCTCAGACCACCCTcgcctagaggctgtgctctttGTAATTGTCCTTTTGTTCTATCTCCTGACCCTTGTGGGAAAtatcaccattatcatcatctCATATCTGGATCCTCCTCTTCATATCCCtatgtacttcttcctcagcaACCTCTCCTTTCTGGACATCTGCTTCACTACTAGCCTTGCACCTCAGACCCTAGTTAACCTGCGAGGACCAGAGAAAACCATCACTTATGGTGGTTGTGTGGTACAACTCTATAGTTCTCTAGCACTGGGCTCAACCGAGTGTATCCTCCTGGTTGTGATGGCCTTGGATCGCTATGTTGCTGTTTGCAAACCTCTTCACTATGCGGTCATCATGAACCCACGGCTATGCCAGCAGCTGGCCTTTATCTCCTGGCTCAGTGGTTTGACCAATTCCTTGATTCATGCAACCTTTACTTTGCAGTTGCCCTTTTGTGGCAACCACAGGCTGGATCATTTTATTTGTGAAGTACCAGCTCTCCTTAAGTTGGCTTGTGTGGATACCACCATCAATGAGCTGGTCCTTTTTGTTGTTAGTATCCTGTTTCTCCTAATCCCCCCAGCACTCATCCTTATCTCCTATGGCTTCATAACTCAAGCAGTGCTGAGGCTCAAATCAGTGGAGGCAAGGCGCAAAGCCTTCAGcacctgctcctcccaccttACAGTGGTGATCATTTTCTATGGCACCATAATTTACATGTACCTGCAACCAAGCAACAGTTATGCTCAGGACCAAGGCAAGTTCATCTCACTTTTCTATACCATGGTGACCCCCACCTTAAATCCTATTATTTATACTTTAAGAAACAAGGATGTGAAAGATGCTCTGAAGAAACTTCTCATGGGAAAACTGTGCTCTCTACAGACATGA